A single region of the Oncorhynchus kisutch isolate 150728-3 linkage group LG30, Okis_V2, whole genome shotgun sequence genome encodes:
- the proca gene encoding vitamin K-dependent protein C: MGELFLCVTAALALWSASALSTSVFSSGPEAHMLLRSKRANTFLEELKPPSMERECLEERCEFEEAREIFIAREATLEFWTVYTDGNQCISNPCVNGTCVDLYQSYACRCNLGFEGKDCDQPSTATNCAIANGGCDHECQNHKDGLRRTCSCVQGYRLHQNSRHCVPEGAHSCGQILVAKTSYSKPIQGLLPWLVGGEMGKKGESPWQALVLNAKGKFHCGGVLIDENWVLTAAHCLTSSLRFSVRLGDYERYKLEGTEVTVPVIKTFSHPNYDKVTVDNDIALLRLASPVSFSEYILPACLPSRALAQGVLHLNGTRTVVTGWGKEEQNSQRFTSALNFIDVPLVEHELCARQMVNNVTGNVLCAGVLGRREDACEGDSGGPMVTLYRDTWFLIGLVSWGEGCGDEEKLGIYTKVSNYNEWIESVRKG; this comes from the exons aTGGGCGAGCTTTTCCTCTGTGTGACTGCGGCTCTCGCTTTGTGGTCGGCTTCAGCTCTCAGCACATCAG tgttttccaGCGGTCCTGAAGCCCACATGCTTCTGCGCTCCAAAAGGGCCAACACCTTCCTGGAGGAACTGAAGCCTCCATCGATGGAGCGGGAATGCCTGGAGGAGAGATGTGAGTTTGAGGAGGCAAGGGAGATTTTCATAGCCAGGGAAGCCACG TTGGAATTCTGGACGGTTTATACAG ATGGAAATCAGTGCATTTCAAACCCATGTGTGAATGGGACCTGTGTGGACCTCTACCAGTCCTATGCCTGCCGCTGCAATCTAGGATTTGAGGGAAAAGACTGCGACCAAC CTAGCacagccactaattgtgcaatAGCCAACGGTGGATGTGACCATGAGTGCCAAAACCACAAAGATGGCCTGAGGCGTACCTGCAGCTGTGTCCAGGGATACCGTCTCCACCAAAACTCTAGACACTGTGTCCCCGAAG GTGCCCACTCCTGTGGGCAGATACTGGTGGCCAAGACCTCCTACAGTAAACCCATTCAAGGACTACTGCCCTGGCTGGTAGGGGGAGAAATGGGCAAGAAGGGGGAGAGCCCCTGGCAG GCTCTTGTGTTGAATGCAAAGGGGAAATTTCACTGCGGAGGGGTCTTAATTGATGAGAACTGGGTCCTCACCGCAGCCCATTGCCTGACCAGTAGCCTTCGCTTCAGCGTCAGACTGG GTGACTACGAGCGCTATAAGTTGGAGGGCACCGAAGTCACCGTGCCGGTGATCAAGACCTTCTCTCACCCGAACTATGACAAAGTCACGGTGGACAATGACATCGCCCTGCTGCGCCTggcctctcctgtctccttctccgAGTACATCCTCCCGGCATGCCTCCCTAGCCGCGCTCTGGCCCAGGGTGTGCTCCACCTCAACGGCACACGCACAGTGGTGACGGGTTGGGGCAAGGAGGAGCAGAACTCCCAGCGCTTCACCTCAGCCCTCAACTTCATCGATGTGCCGCTGGTGGAGCATGAGCTGTGTGCCCGTCAGATGGTCAACAACGTGACAGGCAATGTTCTGTGCGCCGGTGTGCTAGGACGGCGGGAGGACGCATGCGAGGGCGACAGTGGCGGCCCAATGGTCACCTTGTACCGTGATACCTGGTTCCTCATCGGCCTAGTGTCCTGGGGTGAGGGCTGTGGTGACGAGGAAAAACTGGGCATCTACACCAAGGTGTCCAACTACAATGAGTGGATTGAGAGTGTGCGGAAGGGGTGA
- the LOC109875371 gene encoding inner ear-specific collagen, whose protein sequence is MMTQDSKGMTTSLLGLLLCTTISSAMHTSPTGGYNEMPPIPFTGSQDSPIPPTDIHMYPMQSDYPMPTNNQNMNARSGPMPPSDYPNPGFPMPPSTHMNMTGNWRTGELLVVEAGSEPDMSYCQTLLDVPVPPPMDQVPWFCVCSRCKASVGPKGDRGDRGLPGIPGSPGRRGLTGFRGRPGFVGRQGLKGQKGDENEKGERGLVGFTGTKGARGFKGDKGDQGLEGAQGEMGPQGAEGTCPASCESVQGRAGQPGIPGPAGARGLPGVAGPPGTTGTKGETGHMGSPGVPGTNGEKGELGAKGECNCTNGADGADGQQGIRGPKGEQGELGPKGAVGLNGKKGDQGDLGMTGIPGPCSPAIQSSFTAALDTIYPLPDKPVPFTQVITNRQFHFDPIIGIYRAPVNGTYVFSYHLMVFHKVLKVGLFHNFNSIVKTTEPALLGTASHQVVLHLVMGDRVWLQVKDNITNGMYADNESRSTFSGFLLYPDSCDLPLFRDFPPAGAPGGDEGNYSWG, encoded by the exons ATGATGACACAAGACTCCAAAGGAATG actacCAGTCTGTTGGGACTGCTCCTATGCACCACCATCTCCTCTGCGATGCATACTTCACCCACAGGGGGATACAACGAGATGCCCCCTATCCCGTTCACAGGCTCCCAAGACAGCCCCATCCCCCCTACGGACATCCACATGTACCCAATGCAATCTGACTACCCTATGCCCACCAACAACCAGAACATGAATGCCCGCAGCGGTCCAATGCCCCCCTCCGACTACCCCAATCCTGGCTTCCCCATGCCACCAAGCACTCACATGAACATGACTGGGAACTGGCGAACTGGGGAACTGCTGGTAGTTGAGGCCGGGTCGGAGCCGGACATGTCGTACTGCCAGACACTTCTGGATGTGCCAGTGCCTCCCCCCATGGACCAGGTGCCCTGGTTCTGTGTCTGCTCCCGCTGCAAGGCCAGCGTGGGACCCAaaggggacagaggagacaggggcCTGCCAG GTATTCCAGGAAGTCCTGGGAGAAGAGGACTCACAGGGTTCAGAGGTCGGCCTGGGTTCGTGGGCCGCCAAGGACTGAAGG GTCAGAAGGGTGATGAAAATGAGAAGGGAGAACGTGGGCTAGTGGGTTTCACCGGCACCAAGGGGGCCCGCGGCTTCAAAG GGGACAAAGGGGACCAGGGTCTGGAGGGTGCACAGGGTGAGATGGGGCCCCAGGGAGCGGAAGGGACCTGTCCTGCGTCCTGCGAAAGTGTTCAGGGCCGTGCAGGACAACCAGGGATACCCGGACCGGCTGGGGCCAGGGGTCTCCCCGGAGTAGCAGGCCCTCCAGGGACTACGGGGACCAAGGGTGAAACAGGGCACATGGGTTCCCCTGGGGTCCCTGGGACGAATGGTGAGAAAGGTGAACTGGGGGCGAAGGGCGAGTGCAACTGCACTAATGGAGCAGACGGGGCAGACGGTCAACAAGGGATCCGTGGGCCCAAGGGAGAGCAAGGTGAGTTGGGCCCTAAGGGTGCCGTGGGTCTCAACGGTAAAAAGGGAGACCAGGGTGACCTCGGTATGACGGGCATTCCCGGGCCATGCTCTCCAGCCATCCAGTCCTCATTCACCGCCGCGCTCGACACAATTTACCCGCTACCGGACAAGCCCGTGCCGTTCACCCAAGTCATCACCAACCGGCAGTTTCATTTCGACCCCATCATAGGCATCTACAGGGCACCAGTGAACGGCACCTATGTCTTCAGCTACCACCTGATGGTGTTTCACAAGGTGCTGAAGGTGGGTCTGTTCCATAATTTCAACTCTATCGTGAAGACCACGGAGCCAGCCCTACTGGGCACCGCTAGCCACCAGGTGGTGCTCCACCTGGTCATGGGCGACCGGGTGTGGCTGCAGGTGAAGGACAACATCACCAACGGCATGTATGCTGACAATGAGAGCAGAAGCACCTTCTCTGGCTTCCTGCTCTACCCCGACTCCTGCGACTTGCCCTTGTTCCGAGACTTTCCTCCAGCAGGCGCTCCAGGTGGTGACGAGGGGAACTATAGTTGGGGGTAG